A part of Cotesia glomerata isolate CgM1 linkage group LG4, MPM_Cglom_v2.3, whole genome shotgun sequence genomic DNA contains:
- the LOC123263579 gene encoding uncharacterized protein LOC123263579: protein MSEENKDEKNVLFTFEHVFTKIANSTGKMKSPEFETPKIPGVKFSITACILYHNTVDVEVKKNDIRKAVSIIKIYFGGSNSTRRVVNWKDRLCFETLNIPFDFDVCDKYINLPNFCCQKDIGHEYTVPITCEIIWNGFVEDLYYSDVSTQMKILYDDKELTDMLIKIEDGEFPAHRSIISAQSPVFYKMLTSGMKESKENSITFPDTDTDVIKELLLFIYKGKMDKAETDAELALKLCNFAHMYQIDQLKITCEYILIRSLTIENAPAILAAGKIMESVILQQQASAFITLNISAMLAILMI from the coding sequence atGAGTGAGGAAAATAAAGACGAAAAGAAtgtattatttacatttgaacatgtttttacaaaaattgcaAATTCGACAGGCAAGATGAAGTCACCTGAATTTGAAACACCAAAAATTCCAGgtgttaaattttcaattaccGCTTGTATACTTTATCACAATACGGTGGACGTAGAAGTAAAAAAGAACGATATTAGAAAAGCtgtttcaattataaaaatatactttggTGGATCAAATTCAACTAGGCGCGTTGTTAATTGGAAAGATAGATTATGTTTTGAGACATTGAATATTCCTTTTGATTTTGACGTATgcgataaatatattaatttaccaAATTTTTGTTGCCAAAAAGACATCGGTCACGAATATACAGTGCCAATAACTTGTGAAATAATTTGGAATGGATTCGTTGAAGATTTGTATTATTCAGATGTGAGCACTcagatgaaaattttatatgacgATAAAGAACTTACGgacatgttaattaaaattgaagacGGCGAATTTCCAGCTCATAGAAGTATCATTTCAGCACAAAGTCCTGTATTCTACAAAATGTTAACTTCTGGTATGAAAGAGTCCAAAGAAAATAGTATTACATTTCCGGATACTGACACTGATGTCATAAAAGAACTGCTTCTGTTCATCTACAAGGGAAAAATGGACAAAGCTGAAACAGACGCTGAACTCGCTTTAAAATTATGCAACTTTGCGCATATGTATCaaatcgatcaattaaaaataacgtgtgaatatattttaataagaaGCTTGACTATTGAAAATGCACCTGCTATTCTCGCTGCAGGTAAGATTATGGAATCGGTTATATTACAGCAACAAGCAAGTGCTTTTATTACATTGAATATATCTGCCATGCTGGCTATTCTAATGATATAA
- the LOC123263575 gene encoding serine protease snake-like, with product MKTLGFIWLINFLPLSSSERISQQKCKEYAKLVYADEDVPVLRLDAGTNTVSKCGIIETPLIVGGIKAKPMEFPHMVVIGYGKDEIAWQCGGTLISDNFVLTAAHCMDSRDKGPATKVQVGLINLKSPGPFMQERNIKERLTHPDYKVPLRYNDIALLKLEKSIELTAEVRPACLEVEENLLDKKFIASGFGKTAYEAEAGSEDLMKVTLDRIQTEECREKFKGEVGSKAMPDGLRDTMICAGVMEGGKDTCQGDSGGPLQRVLREPYCTYSVLGITSFGKFCAFKNSPAIYTKVSSYLDWIEKTVWP from the exons ATGAAGACACTTGGATTTATTTggttgatcaattttttaccACTTTCTTCTTCAGAACGCATTTCTCAGCAaa agtGTAAGGAGTATGCAAAATTAGTGTACGCCGACGAAGACGTTCCAGTTCTTCGGCTTGATGCTGGAACAAACACTGTTTCCAAGTGTGGGATCATTGAGACACCTTTAATCGTCGGAGGAATTAAAGCTAAGCCTATGGAATTTCCTCACatg gTAGTTATTGGATACGGAAAGGATGAAATTGCTTGGCAATGTGGTGGGACGTTAATTTCAGATAATTTTGTGCTTACTGCGGCTCACTGTATGGATTCAAGGGAtaa GGGTCCAGCAACGAAAGTTCAAGTTGGTctgattaatttaaagtcTCCGGGGCCATTTATGCAGGAAAGGAATATCAAGGAAAGACTAACGCATCCTGATTACAAGGTTCCGTTGAGGTACAATGATATTGCGTTGCTAAAATTAGAGAAATCTATAGAGTTGACAGCGGAAGTTAGGCCGGCGTGCTTAGAAGTGGAGGAGAATCTTTTAGATAAGAAGTTTATTGCTAGCGGATTTGGAAAAACTGCTTATG AAGCGGAGGCGGGGAGTGAAGATTTGATGAAAGTTACGCTAGATAGGATTCAAACGGAAGAATGTAGGGAGAAGTTTAAAGGTGAAGTTGGGAGTAAGGCTATGCCGGATGGATTGAGAGACACGATGATTTGTGCTGGAGTTATGGAAGGAGGAAAGGACACTTGTCAG ggcGATAGCGGAGGACCATTACAACGCGTACTACGTGAACCTTACTGCACTTACAGCGTCTTAGGAATAACAAGCTTCGGAAAATTCTGCGCATTTAAAAACTCACCTGCGATTTACACCAAAGTATCTTCATACCTGGACTGGATAGAAAAAACAGTGTGGCCTtga
- the LOC123263571 gene encoding protein phosphatase 1 regulatory subunit 3C produces MCSIAMPAELILGHSPPVYGHHHFLYNPLMVTASPGNGIRPCITSTIDQLSGLTINHFNKQPKNDSEDIRKGNDKQKKRVVFADDRGRPLTQVRVMSEPSNMPPSFYPTGYLSKAIRDQAEATTNPWIAHFQQPASDYLAFRQKLDQNSVCLENVIIREAEECLDGTIKVKNVAYDKEVLVRTSGDNWKSHEDVYCTFVQQMGVNAIQPKFILYDTFKFRVNLPAKADKIEFCVCYRVNGQEFWDNNEEKNYVVKKRPECRRYSLFSQMDAKIPSNVLNSVEVNNGDNTIGSEKPSEAVRANILTWSEFASWQHLNNDAPYW; encoded by the exons ATGTGCTCGATAGCGATGCCAGCGGAGCTGATATTGGGTCACAGTCCTCCAGTTTACGGACACCATCACTTTCTGTACAATCCACTGATGGTAACAGCGTCCCCTGGAAATGGAATTAGGCCCTGTATTACCTCGACAATAGACCAGCTATCCGGGCTCACTATCAATCACTTCAATAAACAGCCCAAGAATGACAGTGAGGACATCAGGAAGGGGAACGATAAACAAAAGAAGCGCGTGGTCTTCGCTGATGACCGTGGGAGACCTTTAACTCAA GTTCGTGTGATGTCAGAACCAAGCAACATGCCTCCATCATTCTACCCAACCGGCTACTTATCAAAAGCAATCCGAGACCAAGCAGAAGCAACGACAAACCCCTGGATAGCCCACTTTCAGCAGCCGGCTAGCGACTACCTGGCTTTTAGACAGAAACTCGACCAAAATTCAGTCTGTCTGGAGAACGTGATAATCCGCGAAGCGGAAGAGTGTCTCGACGGGACTATCAAGGTCAAGAACGTCGCCTATGATAAAGAGGTCCTGGTGAGAACTAGTGGAGACAACTGGAAGTCCCACGAGGACGTCTACTGCACCTTCGTACAACAAATGGGCGTCAATGCCATTCAGCCcaagtttattttatatgaCACCTTTAAGTTCCGCGTGAACTTGCCTGCTAAGGCTGATAAGATAGAGTTCTGCGTCTGCTATCGCGTTAATGGTCAGGAATTTTGGGATAATAATGAGGAGAAGAATTATGTTGTCAAAAAACGTCCTGAG tgcCGACGTTACTCATTGTTTTCACAAATGGACGCTAAAATTCCAAGCAACGTTTTGAATTCAGTAGAGGTGAACAACGGAGATAATACCATCGGATCTGAAAAACCCAGCGAGGCAGTTAGAGCTAACATTCTTACCTGGAGCGAGTTTGCTTCGTGGCAGCATTTGAATAACGACGCACCTTATTGGTGA
- the LOC123263524 gene encoding uncharacterized protein LOC123263524 — translation MEMIDRGFANNSNPLIISSDFVDGQVASGSIDNGSPLIVINDDLRRKQIVGFLPSYPTYILRFESMQKLVPLIFGLMGSTIWNIKSPIFILDISGGTHDRNASMVLAFLGRLDILVSYYVCYDEKKDSTVVYTLNPYTQYAPPPWNQVKFANANSSRKIKSTLYSLQYSGDLKNNYKNIYFDKTEHLDGHEIKLMAYIIQKNVPEQYKQRHIIAYMKSVEKFKDDTLNSLSDYMKVTASFKISEINSDFVNVDAGFDEKLFNNQYDAIDRMRQLADTNPRLTDFLTQYREMHYSILTKKTNYLMVVTEIDINLQFILMTLLVLFLIAVLIIMNNKFNVSRGIMDIVSMSLNMGIISPMGRLSMKIIYFFGFLFIFVVMPEFQGQISAILSQPARRNVETLKDLFNKKYHVFYHPILTRDMFNAKLWLTEADQKYLHPSGFHDRYKCAKEAQQNSTIACIDLTEVQLRHYLRFQNLYVSKEITFKKYFVYWTKKNWALKDKINKVRSIPVETGLIYHYNEEITNNLWKKIEKMEKIKEAENYERIDFEILVFYVIVFAATLLWSLVIFGIELLVSHNYSKYLRGEKERRKFIERLRAQPRNILSPGLIVPSTSRV, via the exons ATGGAAATGATTGATAGAGGTTTTGCAAATAATTCTAACCCACTGATAATATCTTCTGACTTCGTTGATGGCCAAGTGGCAAGCGGGAGTATTGATAATGGAAGTCCGCTGATTGTCATAAATGATGATCTGAGACGGAAGCAAATTGTAGGGTTTCTTCCGAGCTATCCTACGTACATCCTCAGGTTTGAATCTATGCAGAAACTGGTACCACTCATTTTTGGGTTGATGGGCTCAACAATCTGGAACATAAAGTCGCCAATTTTCATTCTCGACATTTCTGGAGGGACGCATGATAGAAACGCTTCTATGGTTCTTGCTTTCCTTGGAAGACTCGATATATTGGTATCATACTATGTGTGTTATGATGAGAAAAAAGATTCAACCGTGGTCTACACTCTGAACCCTTACACACAATACGCTCCGCCACCTTGGAATCAAGTTAAATTTGCAAACGCCAACAGTAgtagaaaaataaagtcgacaCTATACAGTCTGCAGTATTCAGGAG ATTTAAAGAacaactataaaaatatttattttgacaaaACTGAGCACTTAGATGgccatgaaataaaattaatggcctatattattcaaaaaaatgtacCCGAACAGTACAAGCAGAGACATATTATTGCGTACATGAAATCTGTTGAAAAGTTCAAAGACGACACATTGAATTCATTATCTGATTATATGAAAGTAACAGCATCTTTTAAAATCTCTGAAATAAATTCTGATTTTGTAAATGTAGATGCCGGTTTTGACgagaaactttttaataatcaatatgaTGCGATAGACAGAATGAGGCAATTAGCTGATACAAATCCTAGATTGACTGATTTTTTGACGCAGTATCGTGAAATGCACTATTCAATTCTGACaaagaaaacaaattatttgatGGTAGTCACCGAAATCGACATAAATCTTCAGTTCATCCTCATGACACTCTTGGTTTTGTTCTTGATTGCAGTATTGATAATCATGAACAATAAATTCAACGTAAGCAGAGGAATCATGGACATTGTGAGCATGTCACTGAACATGGGGATAATATCTCCAATGGGACGTCTCTCGATGAAGATCATTTATTTCTTcggatttttattcatttttgtagtGATGCCCGAATTCCAAGGACAAATCTCGGCCATTCTATCCCAACCTGCAAGACGCAATGTCGAAACCCTAAAGGacttatttaacaaaaaataccACGTGTTTTACCATCCGATACTGACAAGAGACATGTTTAACGCAAAATTGTGGTTGACCGAAGCGGACCAGAAATACTTGCATCCATCGGGTTTTCATGATCGGTACAAATGTGCAAAAGAAGCCCAGCAAAATTCGACCATCGCTTGTATTGACTTGACTGAAGTCCAACTCCGTCACTACTTAAGGTTTCAAAATCTTTATGTATCAAAGGAAATCACgttcaagaaatattttgTGTATTGGACAAAGAAGAACTGGGCGCTGAAggacaaaattaataaagtccGTTCAATACCGGTGGAAACAGGATTGATTTACCATTACAATGAAGAGATAACAAACAACctatggaaaaaaattgagaagatGGAGAAAATCAAAGAAGCTGAAAACTATGAACGGATCGATTTTGAGATCTTGGTGTTTTATGTAATTGTGTTTGCGGCTACTTTGCTGTGGAGCTTGGtcatttttggaattgaacttCTTGTCTCCCACAATTACTCTAAATATCTAAGAGGAGAAAAGGAGCGACGGAAGTTCATTGAGAGATTGAGAGCACAACCACGGAATATTTTATCCCCAGGTCTAATAGTTCCGTCAACTTCTCGCGTgtga